The Chelonia mydas isolate rCheMyd1 chromosome 1, rCheMyd1.pri.v2, whole genome shotgun sequence nucleotide sequence TGACCTGTCCCATGAGCCTTCAGTCTATTTTGATGCCCAAGAtgtggagcgccctctgccggaTCCCCGGGGTTCTCAccccgtagatgatggggttCATCATGGGAGGGAAGAGCAAGTACATGTTGGCGATGAGGATGTGAACATGGGGCTCCACATGGCCGAAGCGGTGGGAGAAATAGGTGAAGCTCGCTGGGGTGTAAAAAACCAGCATGGCGCAGACGTGGGCACTGCAGGTGCCAAGGGACTTGCGCCGAGCCTCCTTGGAGGGGAGTCTGAAGACTGCCTGGAGAATCAGGATGTAGGACAGGACGATGAGGATCAAATCTAATCCCCCGGCGAAAAACGATACGGCCAGACTATAGGCACTCATGACTGTCGTGTCCTCACAGGCCAGTTTCACCAGTGCCATGAACTCACAATAGGTGTGAGAAATGACATTGGTCTTGCAGTACCGGAGCTGTTTCAGCAGCAATGGGTGTGGGACCAGTAACACGGCCCCCCTCATCACAATGACCAGCCCTATCTTGGCTACAGCCCGATTGGTCAGGACGGCTGAGTGTCGCAGCGGGTTACAGATAGCGACAtagcgatcaaaagccatggccaACATAAACCCAGACTCCATGCAAGTAATTGAGTGAATCAAAAAAATCTGGGCCAGGCAACCGTTGGTATGAATTGTGTGGTCCCTGAACCAGAAAATGCAGAGGGTTTtgggcagggtggtggtggagatGACCAGGTCG carries:
- the LOC102932028 gene encoding olfactory receptor 52K2 codes for the protein MAASNWTMPHPSTFILLGIPGLEAAHVWISIPFCSVYLLSLLGNGLLLAVIKTEPSLHEPMYLFLSMLAFADLVISTTTLPKTLCIFWFRDHTIHTNGCLAQIFLIHSITCMESGFMLAMAFDRYVAICNPLRHSAVLTNRAVAKIGLVIVMRGAVLLVPHPLLLKQLRYCKTNVISHTYCEFMALVKLACEDTTVMSAYSLAVSFFAGGLDLILIVLSYILILQAVFRLPSKEARRKSLGTCSAHVCAMLVFYTPASFTYFSHRFGHVEPHVHILIANMYLLFPPMMNPIIYGVRTPGIRQRALHILGIKID